The window CTGTGGTGGGACCTGCCGGTGCGGGAGTCCTTCGCGATCCTGCGCGACATCTATGACGTTCCCGAGGCCGAACACCGCACGAGACTGCGGGAGTTCGACGAGCTGCTCGACCTGTCCTCCTTCTGGGACACCCGGGTGCGGCACCTCTCGCTGGGCCAGCGCGTGCGCTCCGACCTGGCCGCGGCGCTGCTGCACGATCCGCGGGTGGTGTTCCTGGACGAGCCGACCATCGGCATGGACGTGGTGGTCAAGGAACAGGTCCGTGAGTTCCTCCGGTACCAGGTGGAGGAGCGCGGGCGGACGGTGCTGCTCACCACGCACGACATGACGGAGGTCGAGCGGCTCGCCGAGCGGGTCGTCCTGATCAACCACGGGCGGCTCGTCCTGGACGGCACGCTGGACGAGATCCGGCGGAAGTTCGGCTCGACCTGGCAGGTGCGGGTCACCCTCGCCGACCCGCACACGCCCGTCGAGGCGCTGCCCGGAATGGTGCTGGTGCGCCACGAGGGCCCGCAGGTGGTGTTCGGGCCCGACGGGCCCACGGCTCCGGCCATGCACCAGGCGCTGAAGCAGGTCATCGAGCGGTACGAGGTGACCGACATCGCGCTGGACGAGGCCGACCTGGAGGACGTGATGCGTGCCGCGTACGTCCAGGCGGGGGGCGAGTGACCATGGCCGTCCTCCAGGGCTGGCGGGCCGCCCGCGTGACCCCGCTCGGCGAACTCCACACCCCGCCGCGGATGACCGCCGCGCTGCTCCGGCTCACCGTGCAGGTGGTGCTGGTCGCGTCACTGTGGCACGGCCTGTACGCGGCCACGGGCACGACGGCCGGTCTGACCAAGGACCAGGCGGTCACGTATGCCGTACTGGCCGTACTGGCCACCCGGATAAGGGAGTTGGACCAGTACGCGGGCCGGGACACCGTGCTCCAGCACATGCACTTCGGCACGATCATCTACTGGTACCTGCGCCCGCTCCCGCCGCAGCGCTACTACGCGCTGCGGGCCCTCGGTGAGCAGTTGTACGGGCTGGTGTGGGTGCTCGCCGGATACGTGATCTGTCTGGCCGCCGGGGTCGTGGAGCCACCCAAGTCGGCTGCTGTTGCCGGGGTATTCGCGGTCAGCGCGTTCCTTGGGCAGTGGGTTCTCTACTACGTGATGCTCGCCATCGACCAGCTGTGCTTCTGGACGCTCCGCAACGGCGCGGCGATGCTGATCCTGATCTTCGCGCAGAACCTGCTGTCCGGGGTGTACGCGCCGCTGTGGTTCTTCCCGGACTGGTTCATCACCATGAGCGGCTTCCTGCCGTTCCAGGCGACGCTGAGCGTGCCGCTGTCGCTGTACGTCGGACGCATCGAACTGTCCGACGCAGGACCGCAGTTGGCCGTCCAGGCCGCCTGGGTGGTGGCCCTCGCCCTGCTCACCCGGCTGCTGTGGCGGCGGGCCGCCCGGCGCGTGATCTCGCAGGGAGGCTGACATGTCGACCAAGGCTCTTCGCGTCGTCTGGCGCATCACCCGGCTCAACTTCCGTGCCCAGCTGGAGTATCGCTCCGAGTTCCTGATGATGATCGCGATCGGTGCGATCTGGCAGGTGTCGGTGATCGTGTTCGCGACCGTGCTGCTCACCCGGTTCAGCGGGATGGGCGGCTGGGACAGCTCGGACGTGCTGCTGATCCCGGCGACGCGGATGCTGGCGCACGGACTGTTCGTGCTGTTCCTGGGGCGGGTGCACGGGCTGGCCCGGCACATCCAGGAGGGGGTGATCGACACGTATCTGGTCCGCCCGATGCCTGTCCACCGCCAGCTCCAGCTGTCCTTCTTCCCCACGAACGCGATCGGTGACCTGACCGTGGCGGCGGGCCTGATGGCGGGCGCCCTGAGCCGCAGCGACCTGGACTGGACGGCGACTCGGATCACCTATCTGATCGTCTGCGTCCTCGGCGGAATGCTGCTTGAGGCCGCCCTGTTCACGGTGGTCGCGTGCGCGTCGCTGCGCTACCCGGCCGCCGACTACTGGGGCCGCTGGCTGGAGGAGCTGCTGGGCACCTTCGGCAGCTATCCGCTGAACGTGCTGCCCAAGGCGGTGGGCGGCTTCCTCACGTTCGGCCTGCCGCTGGCGTTCGTCGCGTACTTCCCGGCGGCGGTACTGACCGGGCACGACACCGCTGTCCCGTACTGGCTTGCGGCCGTGTCACCCCTGCTCGGCGCCGCGGCCTATCTGGGGTCGCGGCTGCTGTGGAGGTGGAGCCTTGGGCACTACACGGGTGTGAACGGCTGACCGACCGCATCAGCCCCGGTGTCCTGCCGTGAGTGACGCGGCCCCTGGCGGCCCAGGCACAGGCACCCCCGTGACCTGTGCAAAGGGCCGCTCGGGACCGCGTCGCCCGAGGGCCGGCATCAGCTCAGCATTCGGGGCCCCACTCCGCGCTGTGCAGGGTGACGGGGCCCAGGAAGATGTCGACGTTGGGGTCGTTCGGGTAGTGCAGGCACCCCTGGAAGTTCCCGCCCGCCTGGGCGGTGAGGTTGAAGCGGATGTGGTCCGCGCCCGGGAAGCGCACGCCGTTGTTGAGGATGTACATCCCGTGTTCCGAGTGCAGGTTGTACAGGTTGCCCTGCGACATCCACGTCGGCGCACCCCACGCCACGTCGTTGTTCCACACGCAGACGTATCCCCTGGGACAGTCCGCCGGAGCGGCCGACGCCGGTGGTGCCGAGGCCACACCCATGCCCGCCGTCATCAGCAGTGCCGCTACGCCCACGCCGGCCTTCTTGCGGAACCGTGCCTTCAAAGCTTCCTCCGTCTCAGTAACTGCCGGGCGGCTGTTGCCGGCCGGCCGCTTCCAAGTGGCCAAGCATTGCTCCTGTTCCAAGGCCGTGGTCCCTGACAGATGTCAGGGACCACGGCCTCCCGGACCTGCCTACAGTGCGGGGCGACGAGTACGGGAACCCTCCCGCGGGCCGACCCGCCAGGGCATCGAAAGGAACGTCATGCGCAAGATGACCGCGGCACTCGCCGCCGCCGGAGCATTCGCCCTCATGGTCACCACCGCTCAGAGCGCCGCGGCCGACGGGCACGGCCGTGGCTGGTACGGCGTGTGGGCGGACGGGGTCAACGTCCGCGACATCAACGAGGGCAACTGCGCCACCTCACCGAGCACCTCGAACTGCCCCAGCGTCATCGGTCAGATCAACTCGTGGGACGAGGTGCTGGTGTACTGCCAGATCCCGGGCCAGACGGTTGGCGGCAACCCGTACTGGGTGATGGTCTCGCCGCGGGGCTGGGACAAGTACGGAATCATTTCCAGCTACTACGTCGAGAACAACAGCAACTGGATCGACGGCGTACCCGGCCCGAACGGCTGCTCGATCTAGGATCCTCGACGAGGACACGGCGCAGGAGATCTGGGAGGATGCTGCCCAGACCAGAAGCCGGAGGATCCTCATGCTGAAGCAGGTCGCCGAAGGTGTGCTGGTCCATCAGAGTGAGCTGATCCAGAACAACACCGCTGTCGTGCTGGGCAGGGACGGCGTACTGCTCATCGACGCCGGGATTACCGGCGATGAAATGGCCTGTCTGGCGAACGACCTTCGTGAGCTGGGTCAGCCCGTTGCAGCGGGATTCTCGACGCATCCTGATTGGGATCACGTGCTCTGGCATGCCGAACTCGGCGAAGCGCCTCGTTACGGTACGGCCCGCTGCGCGGCGTATATGGAAGACCTGCTGTCGAACGCGGACTGGAGGGCCCGCGCCGCTGAGGCGCTGCCGCCGGAAATCGCCGAGGAAACTCCGCTGGACCTGTTCGGCCTCATTACGGGGCTGCCCGCTGATACCGCGCACATTCCCTGGGACGGCCCCAAGGTCCGGATCATTGAGCATCCGGCTCACGCCCCGGGCCATGCGGCGCTGCTGATCGAGGAACGCGGGGTTCTCGCCGCCGGCGACATGTTGTCCGATGTCCTCATTCCGATGCTCGACGACACCACGAATCCCATTGAGAACTACCTCGTCGGGCTGAGTCTGATCGAGGGCGTGGCGGACGACGTCGATGTCCTCATCCCCGGTCACGGATCCATCGCCAGAGCCGATGAGGTACGCACACGGATCGACCAGGATCGAGCGTACGTGCACGCCCTGCGTGACGGCCGTGCTCCCAGCGACCCGCGGCTCGGCCCATCGGCCAAGCCCGGCTGGGAGTGGGTCGACGACATCCACGAAGGACAACGCCGGCGCCTCGCCCAGGGAAGCGAGCGCGACGGGACATCCGGCTAGGGAGCCGCTTCCGCCGCTCGAAAGCTGCTCGAAAGCTGCTCGAGAACTGAGGGTGCGGGTCTCGATGAGCGACGGACCCCAGATCGCGGGTCACCAGATCGCGGGTCACCGCTCCCGTCGTAGGTCGCGGGCCGTCGTGCCGTACTGGGACTTGAGGGCTCGGGACAGGTGGCGTGGGTCGTGGAGGCCCCAGCGGGCGGCTACGGCGGCTGTCGTACGGCCGTCCTGGGCGGGGTCGAGGAGGTCGCGGCGGACGCGGGCGAGTCGTTCGCCGCGCAGCCAGGCCGCGAAGGGGGCGCCGGTGCGGTGGAACAGTCGGTGGAGCTGGCGGGCCGAGATGCCGTGGGCCACCGCGACCGAGTCGACGCACAGGGACGGGTCGGAGAGGTTCGCCAGCACATAGACGCGGATGCGGTCGACCAGTTCGGTGGCCGTGTCCATCCGGCCCGGCTCGGTCTCCGTGAAGGCCGCGAGGAGGAGGGACACCAGGGCGTCCCCCGCGTGGGCCTGGGCCGGCCCCGCCAGTTCGTCGAGGTGGCGGCCCAGCCCCTGGAGGAACGCGGCGAGCACGGCCTGCGCACCGGTGTCGGCGGGCAGGCGACGGGCCGCCCGGGCGGCCACGGTGTCGGCGTGCCGCCCCAGTTCGGTGCGCGAGATGCCGACGGCCATGACGTCACAGCCGTCGGCGACGGCTAATCGGTACGGGCGTGTCATGTCGAAGACCACGAAGTCGCCGCTGTGCGCCCGGGATTGGGTGCCGCCCTGGTCGGCCGCCGCGGGCTCGGCCGACCTGTGCAGCGTGATCTTCAGCAGCTCCGGGTCGGTGGACGAGATCGCCCGCGCCGACCGCTGGACCAGATGCCCCGAGCCCCGGATCCGCGCCACCGCCGCACGCCCGACCGCCGCCGCGTCGATGTCGGCCCGGAACGCGCCCGCCTCGACTCCTGTGCCGACTCCCGAGCCAACTCCCGCCCCTGCGGACGCTCTTGGTGCCGTCACCGCGAGTGGCGCGAGGACCGTGGACGCGGCCCTCTCCAACTCGCCGACAGTGGCCTGGTGTACGCGTAAGGCGCCACCGCTCATGGAACCGCTCCCTGACTTGCCCGGGCATTTATCGGTATATCGATTGACCCACTTGAGAGTTACCCGGTTTCCGTGCACGAATCGGAGACGGTCCGGGCAGGAATTGGAGACTCACCGCGCCACCGCTTCCGTACCTTCTTCGTGGGGGAGCGACGTCGGCTGGGACCCTCACCACAGTTCCAGCCGACTGCTCCGTCACCGGCGCCACCGGCCCGGCACCAGGACCTCCGCCCACACGACCTTGTACGTCCCGCCCAGGCACAGGTCCGTTCCCCACTTCTCGGCCAGCGCGGCCACGATCAGCAGCCCGCGCCCGCTCTCGTCCGACGGCTCCTGGAGCACCGGCCGCCGCTCGGTCCGCCCGTCGGCCACCTCCACGCGTACGACGTCCGCCTCGTCCCGCAGCACCAGCCGTACGCGGAAGTCGCGGCCCCTCACCCGCCCGTGCCGCACCGCGTTCGCCGCGAGCTCGGCCACGACCAGCGTCACGGACTCGCTCACCTCGCTGTCGTAGGCGAAGCCCCACACGTCCATCCGGTTCGCGACCAGCCGCCGCGCGAGCCGGGCCCCTCGCGGGGTGCAGCTGAAAAGCTGCGTGAACGTACGTACGGTGTCGGGCACTTGGACCCGGATGTCTCCTCGCATGGGTCAACGGTCCCGGGGCGAGGGGGCGTCGACCAGCTCCGCCACTCGTACGCCGCACGCCGTACGAGTTCACGTTGTGGACAGTACGGGTGACGTTCCGTGACCATGACGGAATGACCAACAGCACGACGAACGAGCCCGAGCCGTCGGACAGTTTGAAGACGTTCGGGCTGGTCCACAAGGCTTTCCGCAAGCGGGCGGGTCTGACGCAGGAGGAGTTCGCACCGCTGGTGCGGTACCAGCCGTCGACGGTGGCGTCGATCGAGCAGGGGCGGCGGTTACCGCCGCGGGTGTATGTGGAGCGGGCGGAGGAGGTACTGGACGCGTTCGGGGTGCTGCGGGCGGCCGCCAAGTACGCCACGCGCGAGCCTGGCTTGGCTTCTTGGTTCCGCAAATGGGCGGACCTTGAGGAGCAGGCGATCAGCCTCTACACGTTCGAGAACCGGCTGGTGCCGGGCCTTCTCCAGACGGAGGCGTACGCACGCACCTTGTTCAACGCGCGGTTGCCGGTGCTGACCGACGCGCAGATCGAGGCCCAGCTCGCCGCCCGCGCGGACCGCCAGCGACTGTTGACCGAGATGCCCAACACGGCGTTCAGCTTCATCGTCGAGGAGCACATCGTCAAGCGCGGGACCGGGGGTACGGATGTCACGCGCGAGCTGATCGATCACCTCCTGGCGGTAACGGAACTGCGCAACGTAGAGCTGCAGTTGATGCCGGAGACACGTCATATTCATGCCGGTCTGAACGGCCCCATCCAGCTGCTGGAGACCAGCGACAACGACTGGTTCGGCTACTGCGAGGGGCAGGAGAGTGGCCAGCTCATCGTCAGTCCGAAAACGGTCAGTGTCCTCCACATGCGCTATGCGAAACTGCGTTCACAGGCTCTCACCCCGGACGATTCCCGGAGCCTGCTGGAGCGGACGCGAGGAGCACTATGAGCACCACCGAGCTGGCCTGGGTCAAGAGCAGCTACAGCGGCGACAGCTCTGGCGACTGCGTCGAAGTCGCCGCCTCCCTCACCGCCGTCCACGTCCGCGACTCCAAGAACACCCGCGGGCCCCAGCTCGCTCTCTCCCCCACCGCCTGGGGCGACTTCGTCGCGTCGGTCAGTGGTCCGCGCAGCACGGCGTAGGGTCCGGGACCTCGAACGGGACCAGTACCCCTCCCACCGCGGGCATCAGGGTCAGGACGAGTTCGCCGTCCTGCCACTGCGGGCGGACGTGATCCCTCGTCACCACCCTCTGGTCCGGCGGGGGTTCACCCGCCGCCCCCAACACCGTGACACGGTCGATCGCGGAGCCGGACAGCAGCTCCGCGACCGTCACCGTGCCGGTCAGGGCGGCCGACCCGGGGTACACGACGGCCCGGCCCACCTCGTCGGGCGCGCCGGTCGTCACCTCGTACCCCTTGACCGTGAGCCCGCGGGCGGCCTCGGGGGACGCCGTCGTGAACGACAGCACCACCCGCGGTCGTTCCCCGCGTACCAGGTGGGTACAGCCGAACCCGCCCTCCGGGAGGGCGAGTTCGGCTGCCAGTGCCAGCAGCAGGTGGTCGGCCGCACGCAGGTCGCGTACGTCGGTGTCGACCGTGATGACATGCTGGTTCACGCGGGGAGGACCCACACGGGGTTCGAGTAGAACCACAGGTCGTTCCACGGGTCGGCGTCGCCGACGACGTCGATCGCGGGGCCCGCGGGGTCGACGGCCGCGCCCCGCGAGCCGACGGCGGACCGCTTGCCGTCGGAGCCGCGCAGGCGGACGTAGAGCGGGCGGTCGACGCGGCCGAGGGAGTACGTGATCCGGGCCGTGCCGGTGGACTTGTTGACTTCGTACGACTTGACGACCTTGGCGGTCGGCGCGGTGAAGGTGTCCTTGTCCGCGACCGGGCCGGTGACGTCACCCTGGATGACGTCCACGCGGGCCAACTTCGGGGTGAAGCCCGCCCAGTTGGGGCCGTCGGCAAGAGCGATGTCCACGGTCAGGGTGACGTTCGTGCCCTTCTTGACGTGCAGGGCGCCGCCGAGGGTGGCCCAGCGGCTGCCGCCGGAGAGGCGGACGTCGAGGCCGCTGAGGAGCTGGCCGTGGTCGACCCAGACACGGCCCGCGCGTATGCCGTCCATGACGGCGGCGTACGAGAAGCCGTCGGAGCCGACGTGGGTGCGGCTGTACTGGCCGGGCCAGTAGTCGCCCTGCGTGATGTCGATCTTGCCCGCGTAAACGGGGTCGTCGTAACGGCCGTTGGTGTTGAAGTCGCCGCCGCCGCGCGCCGCGGTGTCCGCGTAGACCTGGTGCGAGTCGGAGTTGGCGCTGATCCACCAGGCCTTGCCCTCGGCGAGCAGGCTGTCCCACAGGCCGCCGACGGTGGCGGTCATCCAGTCGAAGCCGCCCCAGGTGCGGTAGCTCTCCGGCGGGTAGCCGGCGAAGGAGTCGACGCTCGGGTTGTTGTCGTAGATGCCGCGGGCCCGGCCCATGCCGAGGGGCGCGGGCAGACCGGCCGCCTGGTGGCCCGGCGCGCCCTCGAAGCCGACGGCGATCTGGTGGCTCGCGGGCGTCGCGTCGCGCCAGGCACGGATCTCGTGCGGCGAGTCGACACCGCGCCGCGCCGGGTGGTTGGCGAGCATCAGCGCGTCCTTGACCTTGCGCCGCTTGACCTGGTCGCCGAGGAAGGCGAGACCCGCGATGGCGAGCGCCTCGTTGGCGGGCGAGGAGCCGGAGGCGCCCTTGACGCTGCCGTCGTAGTCGGTCTCGAACTGCTTGAGGACGGAGACCTCGTTCTTGCCGGGGTGCACGAAGACCGTGCCGTGCTCGGCGCCCGGGATGTTCCACTCCAGGCCCTGGAAGACGAGGGTGTCCTCGTAGGCGTCACGGGCCGCCTTGATGTCCGGGTTGACCTTGTCCACACCGATCTTGGCGTGCGCGACGCTGCCGTGGTCGGTGATGACCAGCCAGTCCATGCCGTGCTTGGCGCCCTGGCGGACCTGGTCGACGACGCGGTACTTGCCGTCGCTGCTGTACTGCGTGTGGATGTGGTGGTCGCCCGCCAGCCAGAGGAAGCCCTTCTTTCTCCAGCCGCCGGACGCCGGCTGGGCGGCGGCGGCCGTCCCGCCGGTCGCGCCGCCGAGGACTCCGGCGGTCGCCAGACCCGCGCCGAGCAGACCCGCGCGGCGCAGCATGGAGCGGCGCGAGCGCTGGTCGGGCGTCAGGGCCTCGTCGGGCACTGAGGTGTCGAAGGCGGCGGGCAGCGTCGTACCGCCCTCATGACCGTGGTCGTGGTCGTGATGGTGGTGGTGCCCGTGTCCGTGACTGTGCCCCATGTCGGCCTCCTGTGCCCGGCGCCGCCGGTGCGGACGCGCGTATGGAGACTCGATGCGAAACATGAACTTTGGTCAACACCAGGGTGATCGCAGGGCGACACCGACACGGCAGGTCGCCTCGTCCCCCACTGTTCCCCCAACTGCCCTTGTCCGTCACACTGGTTGACCTTGAACCTGAACAGCGTTCAACTTTTCTCGGATACCCGCAGCACCCCTGATCCCCACGGTTCGCCTCCCTGTTTCCTCCGACTGGAGACACCCCCACCATGAGAAGACTCATCGGCTCCCTGATGGCCGGCGCGCTGGCCCTCGCCGGGCTCACCGCCGTCGCCTCGACGCCCGCCGCGGCCGCCGCCCCCTCCTCCGGCTCCTTCAACGTCCTCACGTACAACGTCGCGGGCCTTCCGGAGGGGCTGAGCTCCGGGAACCCGGCGGTGAACACCCCGCTGATCTCCCCGCGGCTCGGCGCGTACGACATCGTGAACGTGCAGGAGGACTTCAACTACCACGCAGCGCTGTACGCGGGCGACAACCACCCGTACCGCACGGCGACCAGTGGCGGTGTGCCCTTCGGCGACGGCCTCAACACCCTCTCGGACTACGCGTTCGACGACTTCGAGCGGGTGCGCTGGAACGACTGCACCGGCACCAACTGCCTTACGCCCAAGGGCTTTTCGCTCGCGCGGGTCCGCTTGGCGGAAGGCGTCTTCGTCGACCTCTACAACGTGCACACGAACGCGGACTCCACGGACGACGCCCTCGCCGCCCGCCGCAAGAACGTCGAGCAGCTCTCGGCCTTCATCACGGCCAACTCCTCGGGCAACGCGGTGATCGTCATGGGCGACACCAACACCCGCTACACCCGCGCGGGCGACAACATCCGCCTGCTGTCGACCGCGAACGGCCTCACCGACGCGTGGGTCCAGCTGGTGCGCGGCGGCAACGCCCCGGCCCAGGGCAGCGACGCGATCGTCTGCCCCACCACCGCGCCCACGAACGACTGCGAGGTCGTGGACAAGGTCCTCTACCGGGGCAGCGACCTGGTGAACCTGTCCGCGAGCCGCTACAACAACGACTGGGCGAAGTTCCTGGACTCGGCGGGCGGCAACCTCTCCGACCACTTCCCGCACGCCGTCGACTTCTCGTGGACGCTGCCCGCCGAGCTGCGGGCGAGCGACACGTTCGGCGGCCCGCACGGCACGGCCTTCAACGACTCGGACGAGCTCCCGGCCACGCCCTCGCCGCGCACACTGACGCTGCGCGGTGCCTCCCGCCTGGACGCGGTGTCGCTCACGCTCGACGGCGGTACGGCCCTGACCCATGGCGGCACGGGCGGTACGGCCGCCTCGCTCACCCTGGCCGCCGGTGAGCACCTCACCTCGGTCAAGCTCACCCGGGGCCAGAAGGACGGCCGGACCCGGGTCTTCTCGGCGGCCTTCACCACCGACAAGTCCCGTACGGTGACGGCCGGTTCGGCCACGTCCGACGCGGTGACGTACACGGCTCCGGCCGGTTGGCAGATCGTCGGCTTCACGGGCCGCTCGGGCGCCGAGATCGACAAGCTGGGTGTGGTGTACGCGCCGATCGGCTGATCCCCGACGGCGACCCGACACCGACAAACCTCCGCCCGGACAGGTGCTGTACGGCCTGTCCGGGCGGCTGTGTGTGCGGTGTCCGTGCGGGTGTGTCCGGGTGTGTGCGGGCCGTTCAGGGGGCTCGGCCGTGGGGCCGGTTCAGATCCTCCAGCCCAGCAGGGGGATGCGCACTCCGGTGAGCAGGCCCAGGAACATCACCAGGGAGAGGGCCAGGGCCAGGGCGAGGCGTACGACGACGACGTTGTCCAGGGCGCCGCGCAGGCCGGGCGGGGCGACCTTGCCGAGGAGCCAGGTGACCGGGACCGAGCAGGCGAAGAGCAGGGCGAGCAACTCGATCTGGTCGTCGCCGGCGGGCTGGACCGGGGCGCTGGGATCGAGGTCGTAGCCCTCCGCGTACATCGCGAAGGCGAGGATCTTCCAGCACAGGGCGCAGAAGAGCGTGGCGGCGGCTTCGACGGGGACGAGACGCGCCCGGAGCCCTTCCGGGAGGTGTGACAGCAGCATGGTCGCTTTCGGGGACGTGGGGGATGTGAGGGGTGGCGGTGACGGCGGGGCCGACCGGGCATTCCGGTCGGCCCCGCCTTTTGGATCAGTTGAGCGGTGGGTGGATCACACCCAGTTCTTGCCCTTTGCGTTGGACTTCAGTTTGTGGTTCTTCACGGCCTTCTTGCAACGGTTGCAGGCGGCCTTCTTCGCTCCGCCGTACGTCCAGGCCGTGATCTGGCCACCGATCTTCCTTCCGACGGTGTTGTTGTATTTGTCGGCCTTGGAATCGCGCTTGGCGGCGGCGGAACTGCCCGCGGCCTTTTCGTGGGCCCAGCCGAGAGACTTGGCCAAATTCGATCCCACGGCCCAGGTGAGCAGGGCCTGCCAGATGCAATGCCGGTACGCGTTCTGCTTCGGGCCGTTCTTGTAGGCGCGCTTCGCCTCTTTGAGTGCCCAGTGGGTGACGTAGATCATGTCCGCGCACCACAGGATGAAGAGCGCGCAGATAGCGGCTTCGGGAAGCAGACCGCCGATGGCGTAATTGCCGCTCAGATCGTAGCAGTTGACCGGATCACCCGAGCAGTACTCGTACGCGTTGGCATTACCGCCCGGAAC is drawn from Streptomyces liliifuscus and contains these coding sequences:
- a CDS encoding AraC-like ligand-binding domain-containing protein, whose amino-acid sequence is MSGGALRVHQATVGELERAASTVLAPLAVTAPRASAGAGVGSGVGTGVEAGAFRADIDAAAVGRAAVARIRGSGHLVQRSARAISSTDPELLKITLHRSAEPAAADQGGTQSRAHSGDFVVFDMTRPYRLAVADGCDVMAVGISRTELGRHADTVAARAARRLPADTGAQAVLAAFLQGLGRHLDELAGPAQAHAGDALVSLLLAAFTETEPGRMDTATELVDRIRVYVLANLSDPSLCVDSVAVAHGISARQLHRLFHRTGAPFAAWLRGERLARVRRDLLDPAQDGRTTAAVAARWGLHDPRHLSRALKSQYGTTARDLRRER
- a CDS encoding ABC transporter permease produces the protein MSTKALRVVWRITRLNFRAQLEYRSEFLMMIAIGAIWQVSVIVFATVLLTRFSGMGGWDSSDVLLIPATRMLAHGLFVLFLGRVHGLARHIQEGVIDTYLVRPMPVHRQLQLSFFPTNAIGDLTVAAGLMAGALSRSDLDWTATRITYLIVCVLGGMLLEAALFTVVACASLRYPAADYWGRWLEELLGTFGSYPLNVLPKAVGGFLTFGLPLAFVAYFPAAVLTGHDTAVPYWLAAVSPLLGAAAYLGSRLLWRWSLGHYTGVNG
- a CDS encoding MBL fold metallo-hydrolase; protein product: MLKQVAEGVLVHQSELIQNNTAVVLGRDGVLLIDAGITGDEMACLANDLRELGQPVAAGFSTHPDWDHVLWHAELGEAPRYGTARCAAYMEDLLSNADWRARAAEALPPEIAEETPLDLFGLITGLPADTAHIPWDGPKVRIIEHPAHAPGHAALLIEERGVLAAGDMLSDVLIPMLDDTTNPIENYLVGLSLIEGVADDVDVLIPGHGSIARADEVRTRIDQDRAYVHALRDGRAPSDPRLGPSAKPGWEWVDDIHEGQRRRLAQGSERDGTSG
- a CDS encoding PHP domain-containing protein, with the translated sequence MGHSHGHGHHHHHDHDHGHEGGTTLPAAFDTSVPDEALTPDQRSRRSMLRRAGLLGAGLATAGVLGGATGGTAAAAQPASGGWRKKGFLWLAGDHHIHTQYSSDGKYRVVDQVRQGAKHGMDWLVITDHGSVAHAKIGVDKVNPDIKAARDAYEDTLVFQGLEWNIPGAEHGTVFVHPGKNEVSVLKQFETDYDGSVKGASGSSPANEALAIAGLAFLGDQVKRRKVKDALMLANHPARRGVDSPHEIRAWRDATPASHQIAVGFEGAPGHQAAGLPAPLGMGRARGIYDNNPSVDSFAGYPPESYRTWGGFDWMTATVGGLWDSLLAEGKAWWISANSDSHQVYADTAARGGGDFNTNGRYDDPVYAGKIDITQGDYWPGQYSRTHVGSDGFSYAAVMDGIRAGRVWVDHGQLLSGLDVRLSGGSRWATLGGALHVKKGTNVTLTVDIALADGPNWAGFTPKLARVDVIQGDVTGPVADKDTFTAPTAKVVKSYEVNKSTGTARITYSLGRVDRPLYVRLRGSDGKRSAVGSRGAAVDPAGPAIDVVGDADPWNDLWFYSNPVWVLPA
- a CDS encoding ABC transporter ATP-binding protein; the protein is MIGSIEVRGLSRTFHTTVRRPGFMGAVRSLVNPERVAKDAVSDITFDVAPGELLALLGPNGAGKSTTIKMLTGILTPTSGEARVAGVVPYQERERNARNIGAVFGQRTQLWWDLPVRESFAILRDIYDVPEAEHRTRLREFDELLDLSSFWDTRVRHLSLGQRVRSDLAAALLHDPRVVFLDEPTIGMDVVVKEQVREFLRYQVEERGRTVLLTTHDMTEVERLAERVVLINHGRLVLDGTLDEIRRKFGSTWQVRVTLADPHTPVEALPGMVLVRHEGPQVVFGPDGPTAPAMHQALKQVIERYEVTDIALDEADLEDVMRAAYVQAGGE
- a CDS encoding helix-turn-helix domain-containing protein, yielding MTNSTTNEPEPSDSLKTFGLVHKAFRKRAGLTQEEFAPLVRYQPSTVASIEQGRRLPPRVYVERAEEVLDAFGVLRAAAKYATREPGLASWFRKWADLEEQAISLYTFENRLVPGLLQTEAYARTLFNARLPVLTDAQIEAQLAARADRQRLLTEMPNTAFSFIVEEHIVKRGTGGTDVTRELIDHLLAVTELRNVELQLMPETRHIHAGLNGPIQLLETSDNDWFGYCEGQESGQLIVSPKTVSVLHMRYAKLRSQALTPDDSRSLLERTRGAL
- a CDS encoding jacalin-like lectin, whose amino-acid sequence is MRRLIGSLMAGALALAGLTAVASTPAAAAAPSSGSFNVLTYNVAGLPEGLSSGNPAVNTPLISPRLGAYDIVNVQEDFNYHAALYAGDNHPYRTATSGGVPFGDGLNTLSDYAFDDFERVRWNDCTGTNCLTPKGFSLARVRLAEGVFVDLYNVHTNADSTDDALAARRKNVEQLSAFITANSSGNAVIVMGDTNTRYTRAGDNIRLLSTANGLTDAWVQLVRGGNAPAQGSDAIVCPTTAPTNDCEVVDKVLYRGSDLVNLSASRYNNDWAKFLDSAGGNLSDHFPHAVDFSWTLPAELRASDTFGGPHGTAFNDSDELPATPSPRTLTLRGASRLDAVSLTLDGGTALTHGGTGGTAASLTLAAGEHLTSVKLTRGQKDGRTRVFSAAFTTDKSRTVTAGSATSDAVTYTAPAGWQIVGFTGRSGAEIDKLGVVYAPIG
- a CDS encoding peptidase inhibitor family I36 protein; translation: MKARFRKKAGVGVAALLMTAGMGVASAPPASAAPADCPRGYVCVWNNDVAWGAPTWMSQGNLYNLHSEHGMYILNNGVRFPGADHIRFNLTAQAGGNFQGCLHYPNDPNVDIFLGPVTLHSAEWGPEC
- a CDS encoding DUF397 domain-containing protein, with translation MSTTELAWVKSSYSGDSSGDCVEVAASLTAVHVRDSKNTRGPQLALSPTAWGDFVASVSGPRSTA
- a CDS encoding ABC-2 family transporter protein; translated protein: MAVLQGWRAARVTPLGELHTPPRMTAALLRLTVQVVLVASLWHGLYAATGTTAGLTKDQAVTYAVLAVLATRIRELDQYAGRDTVLQHMHFGTIIYWYLRPLPPQRYYALRALGEQLYGLVWVLAGYVICLAAGVVEPPKSAAVAGVFAVSAFLGQWVLYYVMLAIDQLCFWTLRNGAAMLILIFAQNLLSGVYAPLWFFPDWFITMSGFLPFQATLSVPLSLYVGRIELSDAGPQLAVQAAWVVALALLTRLLWRRAARRVISQGG
- a CDS encoding ATP-binding protein, which translates into the protein MRGDIRVQVPDTVRTFTQLFSCTPRGARLARRLVANRMDVWGFAYDSEVSESVTLVVAELAANAVRHGRVRGRDFRVRLVLRDEADVVRVEVADGRTERRPVLQEPSDESGRGLLIVAALAEKWGTDLCLGGTYKVVWAEVLVPGRWRR